The Phycisphaerae bacterium DNA window GACTGCTCGAATCGAGCGGTGGTCATCGAGAAACTGCGCCTCAAAGGGACACTCATTATCCATAACACTTCGCAGACAGTGACCTTCCAGCACCAGCTGCTGATCGAGCCGAGTGGGTATTCCTTTCCCTCCATCCTGATCTTCACCAATCAGAGCAATGTCGAGTTCAACCTCGACCAGGCGACATTCTCGGAGTCGAGCGATTCGATGGACTACAACGAAGACGGTGACAAGACGGATTCGCCGGCTTCGTCCTTGAAGGGTATTGTATGGACCGACGGTTCGTATATCACGATTCACCGCTCCAGCGCGGGCGTCACGGGGTGCATCATCGGAGGCGGCATCGAGGTCCACGATAGAGCTGTGATTGACGACGACCCCCAACTCGCCCAGGTCATGATTCCCGGCTTCATCGATACCAGCATGAAGGTCATCCCTGGTTCGTGGCGGGAGGAGGAGCCGTGAGCCGGGTACTGAGGTGGAGCTCGTTGCGGTTTGGTTTTGCGAGAGCCTTCAGATCGGAGAGCTGCCGGCCGGGGGGCTTTTCGCTGATCGAGGCGGTCGTGGTCATGGCCATCATGGCCGTGCTCTCGGCCATCGCCATCCCCAGGTTCGCCAACGCGCTTCAGGGCAAGGCGGTCGACCTGGCCGCCCGGCGGCTGGCCACCGACTTGCGCCTGGCCCAGGTTCAGGCCATCAAGACGGTCCAGCAGCAGAGCGTCACCTTCAGCGTGCTGGCCAACTCCTATACGCTGGTCGACATGCCCCATCCGGATCATCCGTCTGCGATCTACACGGTCAAACTCGGCGAGCCGCCCTACGAAGGCGCCGCCATCGCGTCCTTCGACTTCGGCGGCCCGGACACCCTCATCTTCGACCGATTCGGCGGGCCTTCCTCGCCGGGGACCGTGGTGATCGTCCTCGGGGGACGCCAGAAGACGGTCCGCGTCGGGGCAGGCGCCGGCCGCATCACCATCGAATGACGCCGGCGAGCCCTACTTCCGCCACAACGCCTGGTAGCCCAGATGCATCATCAGATGATCGAGCAGAACCAGGGCGGTGAAGGCCTCCGCCACCGGCCAGATCCGGGCAACCAGCGTGGGATCTCTGCGGGTCACCGCCTTCAGCACCGTCTCTTCCCTGGACACCTTGTCGATCGTGTGCTGGTCCTTGCTGATCGTCGGCGTGGGCTTGACCGTGAGCCGGACGATGAGCGTCTGGCCTGTGGTCAGCCCCCCAGTGAGACCGCCGGCCTTGTTGCTCCCGAAGTAGACCTTCCCGTCCCTGGCGAAGAGCTGATCGTTGCACTGCGAGCCGGTCATGTCCTTGACCTGAACGCCGGCCCCGATCTCAACCGCCTTGACCGCCCCGATGCTCAGCATCCGCCCGAGTTCGCCGTCCAGCTTCTTGAAGACCGGCTCGCCCATGCCGGCCGGCAGACCGGTGGCCTGGACCTCGACCACGCCGCCGCTCGAGTCGCCCGCCTTCTTGATCGCCACGATGCGGTCGAACATCTCGTCGGCAGCCGCCAGGTCGGGGCAGAAAAGCTGGGGATGAACGCCGTACTCCGCCCGCACCTCATCCTCGTTCATCGGGATCTGCGGAAAACGCTCGATGAGATCCTCGACTTCCTTGAGCACCGGGAGCTTCTCGAGAAAACGCATGCCCGGCTTGATCCGGCCGGCCTTGTAGACGTGATTCCAGATCGGGTCGTGAACCTTGCGCACCCGCCGGTAAGCCTCCGCCCGGGCCCGGATCTCCTCGATCGGCATGTCCGGGGCAACCACCCCGGCGGCCTCCTTCACGTACCCGGTGACCTCGATGCCATGATTGGCCAAGACTCGCTTGGCGACCACGCCCGCGGCCACGATCGTCGAAGTATACCGCCCGCTGAAAATGCCCGCCCCGATCGCATCGTCCCAGTGGTCGTACTTCATGTAAGAGGCGTAAGAGGCGTGACCCGGCCGCGGTGTCCGGTTCGTGGACTGGTACTGCTCGATGTGCTCGAAGTGCCGGTCCAGGTTCGGAATGAGAATGACCATCGGGGTGCCGTTCGTGTACCCGGCGTTGGTGAAACCCGGCATCGTGTCCGCCGCGTTCACCCCATTGTAGATGATCGGAATGTCCGGCTCGCGCCGCGGCGAGGTGAGATCGCCTTGCCCGGGTTTGCGGATCAACAGGTCCTCGTAGATCTGCTCCTCGGTCACCAGAAGCCCCGGCGGCACGCCCTGTAGATGGATGGTCAGACCCTCCTGGTAGGAACCGCCCGCCACCGTGGTCCGGAACATCGTACCCAGATCGCAACCCAGCATGATTCGGCCTCCCTCGGCTCAAATGCGCAAGCCCGATACCAATGCCATAATACTCGATGCGAACGCGCTTCCACCAGCGTTCCGTATCGCCCTTCACGCGTTCGCCTCGGCGCCGGCTTCGATCGTGCCAATGTCGCGAAGATGGTGAATATCGCCCCAGGTGCCCAGCTTCCACGCTCCCTGGCAGACAAAGAACGTGTTGATCGTGGCGTTGAACAGCCGGTAGCTGAGGGGAATCGCCAAGTCGATACCCAGCGCTCGGCGAAGCAGGCCGTTCAGGACACCGCCGTGGGTCACGATCAACACCCGTTCGCCGGCGTGCCTGGCCGCAATCTCGTTGACGCAGTTCACGGTGCGCTCGTACCGCTGCCGGCCGCTCTCGCCGCCGGGGACCGCGTGATCGGGGTCGCCCGAGACGAACCGGCGGTGATCGTCGGGAAACCGCTCCAGGATCTCGGACATGGTCAGCCCCTGGAAAACCCCCAGCTTGCGTTCTCGCAGCCGCGAGTCGGTCACGATCGCCAGGCCGGTGGTCCGGGCGATGGGCTCCGCCGTCTGGAAGGCCCGGCCCAGATCGCTGCTGTACAACCCGCCAAACCGCTCCTGGCCAAGCCGCCGGGCGATGGCCTCCGCCTGACGCACACCCAGCAGACTCAGGCCGCTGTCCAGGTGGCCCTGAAGGCGGCCTTCGACGTTCCACCGCGTCTCTCCGTGACGCACGACGATCAGTTCGGTCATGGGCTTGTGGTTCATGGCGCTGCCGGGAACGGTCAACCGTCCGGCTCCAGGCGCAAGGCAGCCCCGAGACCGGTCATGCACCCCAAGAACGTGGGGAAAGTCACTTCCATGGCCTCCGCCGTGCTGATCCGCGTCTCGCCGGCGATGGCCGTGGCCGCAACCGCCAAGGCCATGACCACGCGATGATCGCCATGGCCTTCCACGCTCGCCCCGCGAAGATCACTCTGTTCGATGATCAGGCCGTCCGGCCGTTCCGTGATCCGGGCGCCCATCTTCGCCAGTTCACGCCTCATGACCGCGATCCGGTCGGTCTCTTTGAGTCGGGCCTGGGGCACGTTGACCAGCACGGTGCGCCCCTGGGCGAAGCAGCCGACCACGGCCATCATCGGCAGGGCGTCAGGCGTGGCGTTCATGTCGATCTCGCAGCCGGTCAGCCGGCCCGGGCGCACGCGGACACCCCGAGGTCCGATCTCGATGTTGGCTCCCATCGCCCGCAGGTAATCGACCACCGCCTTGTCGCCCTGCGTGTCGCCGAAGTCCAGCCCCTCGACGAGCACGTCGTTGTCGCCCAGCACGCCGGCGGCCAGGAAGAACGTGGCCGAGGAGAAGTCGGCCGGCACGCGAGCGTCAAACGCCCGGTAGCCCTGTCCGCCGGGGATGCGAAACCACCTCAGTCCGTCCCGCTCCAGGCGAAT harbors:
- a CDS encoding type II secretion system protein, which codes for MSRVLRWSSLRFGFARAFRSESCRPGGFSLIEAVVVMAIMAVLSAIAIPRFANALQGKAVDLAARRLATDLRLAQVQAIKTVQQQSVTFSVLANSYTLVDMPHPDHPSAIYTVKLGEPPYEGAAIASFDFGGPDTLIFDRFGGPSSPGTVVIVLGGRQKTVRVGAGAGRITIE
- a CDS encoding chorismate synthase — protein: MLGCDLGTMFRTTVAGGSYQEGLTIHLQGVPPGLLVTEEQIYEDLLIRKPGQGDLTSPRREPDIPIIYNGVNAADTMPGFTNAGYTNGTPMVILIPNLDRHFEHIEQYQSTNRTPRPGHASYASYMKYDHWDDAIGAGIFSGRYTSTIVAAGVVAKRVLANHGIEVTGYVKEAAGVVAPDMPIEEIRARAEAYRRVRKVHDPIWNHVYKAGRIKPGMRFLEKLPVLKEVEDLIERFPQIPMNEDEVRAEYGVHPQLFCPDLAAADEMFDRIVAIKKAGDSSGGVVEVQATGLPAGMGEPVFKKLDGELGRMLSIGAVKAVEIGAGVQVKDMTGSQCNDQLFARDGKVYFGSNKAGGLTGGLTTGQTLIVRLTVKPTPTISKDQHTIDKVSREETVLKAVTRRDPTLVARIWPVAEAFTALVLLDHLMMHLGYQALWRK
- a CDS encoding histidine phosphatase family protein — protein: MTELIVVRHGETRWNVEGRLQGHLDSGLSLLGVRQAEAIARRLGQERFGGLYSSDLGRAFQTAEPIARTTGLAIVTDSRLRERKLGVFQGLTMSEILERFPDDHRRFVSGDPDHAVPGGESGRQRYERTVNCVNEIAARHAGERVLIVTHGGVLNGLLRRALGIDLAIPLSYRLFNATINTFFVCQGAWKLGTWGDIHHLRDIGTIEAGAEANA
- the aroA gene encoding 3-phosphoshikimate 1-carboxyvinyltransferase, translating into MRLVGEASRLKGTVAIPGSKSHSIRAVCLAALADGESRIEAGLDSADTLAAIDAYRALGATIETSPGRWLIRGTGGRPIAPANVIDVRNSGTTLRMALGSAALLLEQAAVFTGDDQIRRRPIGPLAQSLTDLGADVCSTLNNGCAPVVARGRLRGGKTRIEAVTSQYLSSLLINCPLADGACEIDVPLLNEQPYVHITLAWLDRCGIRLERDGLRWFRIPGGQGYRAFDARVPADFSSATFFLAAGVLGDNDVLVEGLDFGDTQGDKAVVDYLRAMGANIEIGPRGVRVRPGRLTGCEIDMNATPDALPMMAVVGCFAQGRTVLVNVPQARLKETDRIAVMRRELAKMGARITERPDGLIIEQSDLRGASVEGHGDHRVVMALAVAATAIAGETRISTAEAMEVTFPTFLGCMTGLGAALRLEPDG